The following coding sequences are from one Desulfosporosinus orientis DSM 765 window:
- the yihA gene encoding ribosome biogenesis GTP-binding protein YihA/YsxC codes for MIVVKKAEYTASAVKYEQYPTDGLPEIAMAGRSNVGKSSLINSFLGRRNLARTGNTPGKTQTLNFYRVNDAWFLVDLPGYGYAKVAKTVNAQWGPMMENYLKKREQLRAVIQIVDIRHAPSVEDREMHEWLRVKQVPTMVVATKADKIARGQWLKHLKVIAKDLEIPDVSLILPFSSQSGVGKKELNEAIEEILGIEEV; via the coding sequence TTGATTGTTGTAAAAAAGGCAGAGTATACAGCTTCTGCGGTAAAATATGAGCAGTATCCTACGGATGGTTTGCCGGAAATAGCCATGGCCGGGCGATCCAACGTAGGCAAGTCCTCCTTGATTAATAGTTTTTTAGGCCGCCGAAATCTTGCCCGCACAGGAAATACCCCGGGAAAAACCCAAACCTTAAATTTTTATAGGGTTAATGATGCTTGGTTTTTAGTGGACTTGCCGGGCTATGGTTATGCCAAAGTTGCTAAGACCGTTAATGCCCAGTGGGGACCCATGATGGAGAATTACCTTAAAAAGCGCGAACAACTGCGGGCAGTTATTCAAATCGTAGATATCCGGCATGCTCCAAGTGTGGAGGACCGGGAAATGCATGAATGGCTGCGGGTTAAGCAGGTACCAACCATGGTGGTGGCAACGAAAGCCGACAAAATCGCCCGTGGACAGTGGCTTAAACATTTAAAAGTGATAGCCAAGGATTTGGAAATCCCCGATGTATCCTTGATCCTCCCTTTCTCCTCCCAGTCTGGTGTTGGTAAAAAAGAACTGAATGAGGCCATTGAAGAAATTCTAGGGATAGAAGAAGTGTAG
- the lon gene encoding endopeptidase La yields the protein MTKERELPLLPLRGILVFPYMVIHLDVGRERSMAAIEKAMLDDRIILLTSQKETEIDSPNPDDLYEIGTIAEIKQLLKLPGGTMRILVEGITRGRILEYLQEDEYFEVRIEELAEEKRAMTPELETLIRGMTHQFEEYAKLGKRVPLETIGTVLAVEEPGRLADIVASHLNLKVPDKQTILEAMSIELRLERLTELIMREIELLELERRIGQRVRKQMDKAQKEYYLREQMKAIQKELGDKDERQAEADEYREKVAKAKLPKEAEEKALKEIDRLEKMPPASAEGTVVRTYLDWLLVLPWNKTTRDKIDLIKAEEILNEDHYGLEKVKERILEFLAIRKLTPKMKSPILCLVGPPGVGKTSLAKSISRSLNRKFVRMSLGGLRDEAEIRGHRRTYIGALPGRIIQGVRTAGTKNSVFLLDEIDKMTSDFRGDPASALLEVLDPEQNSTFTDHYLELPFDLSQTLFVLTANTLHTIPRPLLDRMEVITLSGYTEDEKVNIASKYLVPKQLEAHGLSKEVFTLEDDILLKLVQGYTRESGVRGLERQVANLCRKIAVRWVKEEWEPHTLTAEDLESTLGAPRYHFQTAAKAPEIGAVTGLAFTEVGGVVLTVEVTPLPGKGRLTLTGQLGDVMKESAQAAWTFIRAYASQLGIEEDFYDRTDLHIHVPEGATPKDGPSAGITMATAMASAIAKRYVRSDLAMTGEITLRGNVLPIGGVKEKVLAAHRAGIKVVVLPEENRKDFEEIPENVRKVLEFHFVSRIEEVLKLALLPIAHSDKVQEDVPVHSVYSPSGIQDSDPGQDERTTTC from the coding sequence GTGACAAAAGAGCGTGAACTACCATTACTCCCGTTACGTGGGATTCTTGTTTTTCCGTATATGGTTATCCATCTCGACGTTGGCCGGGAACGGTCAATGGCCGCCATTGAAAAAGCCATGCTTGATGATCGGATAATACTTTTGACCTCTCAAAAGGAGACAGAAATTGATTCGCCCAACCCTGATGATTTATATGAAATCGGGACCATTGCCGAAATTAAGCAGCTCTTAAAACTCCCCGGCGGCACTATGCGGATTTTAGTTGAAGGAATTACCCGTGGCCGCATTCTGGAATACTTGCAGGAAGATGAGTATTTTGAGGTGCGTATCGAAGAGCTGGCAGAGGAAAAGAGAGCTATGACACCGGAACTGGAAACTTTAATCCGGGGCATGACTCATCAGTTTGAGGAATATGCCAAGTTAGGCAAACGGGTGCCCTTAGAAACCATTGGTACAGTCTTAGCTGTGGAAGAGCCCGGCCGCTTGGCAGATATTGTGGCATCCCATCTTAACTTAAAAGTGCCTGATAAACAGACCATTTTAGAGGCCATGTCCATCGAACTGCGCTTAGAACGTTTGACAGAATTGATCATGCGGGAAATTGAGCTCCTGGAGTTAGAGCGGCGCATAGGACAAAGAGTGCGCAAGCAAATGGATAAAGCTCAAAAAGAGTATTATCTGCGGGAACAAATGAAGGCGATTCAGAAAGAGCTGGGAGATAAGGACGAGCGTCAAGCTGAAGCCGATGAATACCGGGAGAAAGTAGCAAAAGCGAAGCTGCCGAAAGAAGCTGAAGAAAAAGCCTTAAAAGAGATAGACCGTTTGGAAAAAATGCCTCCGGCTTCAGCAGAGGGCACGGTAGTTCGTACTTATTTGGATTGGTTATTGGTGCTGCCTTGGAACAAAACCACCAGAGACAAAATTGATTTAATTAAAGCCGAAGAAATCCTCAATGAGGACCACTACGGATTAGAAAAAGTCAAAGAGCGTATTCTTGAATTCTTAGCCATCCGCAAGCTGACTCCCAAAATGAAAAGCCCGATTTTATGTTTAGTAGGACCGCCGGGAGTAGGAAAAACATCCTTAGCAAAATCAATTTCACGATCCTTAAACCGCAAATTTGTGCGTATGTCCTTAGGCGGTTTGCGGGATGAAGCGGAAATCAGAGGACATCGCCGTACTTACATCGGGGCCTTGCCTGGCAGGATTATTCAAGGGGTTCGTACAGCAGGAACCAAAAATTCTGTTTTCCTTCTCGATGAAATTGACAAAATGACCTCGGATTTTCGCGGGGATCCGGCATCCGCGCTGTTGGAAGTTCTCGATCCCGAACAAAACAGCACCTTCACGGATCATTATTTAGAACTCCCCTTTGATTTATCTCAGACCTTATTTGTACTGACAGCTAACACCTTGCACACCATTCCTCGTCCCCTCTTAGACCGGATGGAAGTCATAACCCTCAGCGGCTATACAGAGGATGAAAAGGTCAATATCGCCAGCAAATACCTGGTGCCTAAACAGTTGGAGGCCCATGGGCTCAGCAAGGAAGTCTTTACCCTGGAGGATGACATCTTACTCAAACTGGTTCAGGGCTATACCAGAGAATCAGGAGTGCGGGGACTGGAGAGACAAGTTGCCAACCTCTGCCGTAAAATTGCTGTCCGCTGGGTAAAAGAAGAATGGGAACCCCATACCTTAACAGCTGAGGACCTGGAGTCAACTTTGGGAGCTCCTCGTTATCATTTCCAAACAGCTGCCAAAGCGCCTGAAATCGGGGCAGTAACCGGACTGGCCTTTACGGAAGTAGGCGGGGTCGTTCTCACAGTAGAAGTAACCCCCCTGCCGGGAAAAGGCAGACTGACCTTAACAGGTCAATTAGGGGATGTCATGAAGGAATCCGCTCAAGCAGCCTGGACCTTTATCAGGGCCTACGCTTCTCAGCTGGGTATTGAAGAAGATTTTTATGACCGAACGGACCTGCACATTCATGTTCCTGAAGGTGCTACTCCGAAAGATGGACCTTCGGCAGGGATTACCATGGCCACGGCCATGGCCTCGGCCATCGCCAAGCGTTATGTCCGCTCTGATCTGGCCATGACCGGGGAGATCACCTTGCGCGGGAATGTACTGCCCATTGGCGGAGTCAAGGAAAAGGTATTAGCGGCTCACCGGGCTGGAATCAAAGTAGTGGTACTCCCAGAGGAAAACCGCAAGGACTTTGAAGAAATCCCTGAAAATGTCCGCAAAGTCTTGGAGTTCCATTTCGTCAGCCGCATTGAAGAAGTGCTTAAACTAGCCCTTTTACCCATTGCGCACTCAGATAAAGTTCAGGAAGATGTTCCAGTCCATTCCGTCTACTCACCAAGCGGAATTCAGGATTCGGATCCCGGGCAGGACGAACGGACAACAACTTGCTAA